The Streptomyces cyaneogriseus subsp. noncyanogenus region CGTCCCCCTGTACCGCCGGGCGCTGGACCACGGGCTGAGCGACGTCAGCGCCTACAAGGGCCGCCGGGCCAGGATCCAGCTCGCCAGCTCGCTGCGGAACACCGGCCGTCCGCAGGAGGGCGTCGAGCTGCTCACGCCCGAACTCCACGCCCCCTCCGACGAGCTGGACGACGCCGTGCGGGCCACGCTCGCCCTGTGCCTGTCGAGCCTCGGCCGCGACCGCGAGGGGCTGTCCCTGGTGCTGGGTGCCCTCGCCGGTCACCTGCCGCGCTACCAGAGGTCGATGGCGAACTACGCCCGGTTGCTCGTGGAGCCCGAGCCGGCGGCGGAGCGCCCCGCCGCCAGGTGACCAACGGACGCGTCGCTCGTTCTGCTGGGCGTGCAGCCACAGGATGTCGCCCCGCGCCCCGCACCGTCCGCCGTCTCCCCGGTCGTCGACGTCGAACAGGCCGAGGCCGCGCTCGTCGAGCATTACCCGCGCCTGGCCCGGCTCGCCTATCTGGTCCTGCCGCCGGGCCTCGGCCGCAGCCGCCGCGTCCTGACCGCGCACGCCCTCACCCAGCGGGCGCTGCCCCGCAACCGCACCGAGGCGCCCGTCATCCCGTCGCAGCCGGGCGGGCGCGAGGTCGACCCGGGCTACGCCTGCCTCCGGCTGCGGGTGCTGCGCGCGGCGCTGGCGACGGGCCTGCCGCTCAGGCGCCGGCTGCGGCTCGGCCGGCCCCCGCTGCCGCCGGTACTGCCTCAGGTGTGGGGCCTGAAGCTGTTCCCCCGCTCCGGCGGCGCCGACGAGCTGGGCCTGGACCAGCGGCTGTCCGCCCTGTCCGGGCCCGGCCGGGCCGCGTACGCGCTGCGCGGCCTGGAGAAGCTGCCCGACGGCGATGTGCGCGAGGTGCTCGCCGCCGCGGGCGTCACCGACGTGGACGCCGCGCTGGGCGAGGCCGACACGGTCCACGGGCAGTACGCCCTGCTGGACTCCCCCGAGTTCGACCCCTGCTCGCTGGTGGCCCGGCCGACCGATCTGATGCGGCGCCGGCAGCACGGGAAGGCCGCGCTGGTCGCGGGCGCGGCCCTGGTCGTGTGCGGGGTGCTGGTCGCCCTGCCCGGCGCGGGCTGGGGCCCCGACGGGCCCGCCGCCCCGCCCTACGCGCGCAACGCGGCGGCCCAGGCCGCTCTCGACCCCGGGAAACTGATCAGGATCTCCCCCGACGCCTGGCGGACCTCGCCCCGCACCGACTTCTCCGTGTGGCCGGCCCGCGGCGGCCTCACCGGTGACCGGGCCCTGCTGCGCCGCGCCCTCGCCGTCTGGGCCCGCCCCGGCGGGACCGTGCATGTCTCGGCGACGCCGGGCACCGCCACCGGCGGCCCGCCCGGCCCCCCGCACCTGCTGTACGCGGGGAACGTCGACAACGCGCGCGTGGTGATCCTCTACGACGGTCTGCGCCTGGTCCGGTACGCCGAGCCGCGGGACGGCACGCGGGGCGCGGCCCTGGACCTCGCGCGGGCGGACAACGCGCGCCGGGCCGAGTCGGGCGCGGTGGTCCTCGACCGGTCCGACGGCAACGTCCGCTATCTGACCGCTCCCTGGGTGACCGAGGCCGCCGAGCGGGATCTGGCCGAACCGGGCTCCGGCGCGATGGAGCTGACCCTGACCGGCGGGGTGACCTCGCCGCTGTCCAGCCCCGTCCGGCACGACGGCGGGTGTCCGTCGTGGAACGTGCTCCAACTGACCGACGGCTCCACCACACGTCTGATGACCGACCTCGGGGAACTGGTGCCCGCCCGCCTCACCACCGGGCGGCCCGGGTCGGTCCGGGAGGCGTCCGGTGCCGAGGCGCTGCGCACCTGGAAGCCGTACGCCTGCTCGCTCGGCGCGGTGCGCGGGCAGGGCGTGCGGTCGGTGAACGCCTGGGAGTTCGCCGAGCAGTCGCTGCCCGACGACAGCGGATCGGCCGCGTGGGTGTGCACCCGGGCCGAGACCTGGCGGGGGCGCGGGGCCCGGGCGCTGGCCCAGTTCCGCGCGCCGGGCGGCCGGCACGGCGCCGTGGCGGCCGGCGGCACGGATGTGACGGCGTGCGGGGCGCGCGACCCGCACGTGCTGGCCGGGGTGCTGTGGAAGTCGGAGGAGGGCGCCTGGTACCTGCTGGCCGCCGGGAGCGACGACACGGAGTCGGTCCGGGCGACGGGCGGGATCCGCGCCTCCGCGGACGGCAACCTGCTGACGGCACGGGCGAAGCAGGGGGCGCGGGCGAAGCTGAAGGGCACGCTGGAGGACGGGCGGAAGATCGCCGCGCTGCGGTGACGCGGGGCCCCGGGTGGCACGGCGGGGGCCGCCGCCCCGGCGACCGCTGAAGGGGGCCGCGCCCCGTGGCGAGGCGCCGCCCGGTGCGGGACGCGGGGGCGCGCGACGCCCGTCCCCGCGCATGGGAGCGAACACCGGTGCCCGATCTGCCCGTTCCGCGGCCGGAATCGATCGGTAAAGTGTTCGTATGACTACCGGGGTACGCCGCCGCATGGGCGTCGAGGAGCGACGGCAGCAGTTGATCGGTGTCGCTCTCGAACTGTTCAGCCGCCGCTCGCCCGACGAGGTCTCCATCGACGAGATAGCCGCCGCCGCGGGCATCTCCCGCCCGCTCGTCTACCACTACTTCCCCGGCAAACTCAGCCTCTACGAGGCGGCGTTGAAGCGGGCGGCGGAGGATCTCGCCGCCCGGTTCGCGGAACCGCAGGACGGGCCGCTGGGGGCGCGGCTGCTGCGGGTGATGGGCCGCTTCTTCGACTTCGTCGACGAGCACGGCCCCGGATTCTCGGCGCTGATGCGGGGTGGCCCGGCGGTCCCCGCGGGCGGCACCTGCTCCATGAGCACCGCCTCGGCGACGTGCGCGCTCATCGACTCCGTCCGGCAGGCCGCGTACGACCAGATCCTGTCGCACCTGGGGGTGCCGGACCCGCCCGCGCGCCTGGAACTGGTCGTCCGCACATGGATCTCACTGGCCGAGTCGACGGCGCTGATCTGGCTGGACGGCCGGCGCGTTCCGCGCGCGGAGCTTGAGACCCAGCTCGTGCAGGACTTCGCCGCGCTGGTGGCGGTGAGCGCCGCCCACGACGAGGAGATGGGCGCGCTGCTGCGCCGCGCCCTGGCGGACGAGCCGGCCGACGGCCCCTTCCGGGAGCTGGCCGCCCGGCTCGCCACGCTGGTCCCCCAGGGGTTCCAGGCGGACGCCCCCTGAGGCCCTGCCGGACAGGGCCTAGCCTTCCTGCTCGTACTTCCGGTAGGACGGGTCGAGTTCGCGCACCTCGGCGGAGGCGTGCAGGGCGAGGCCGCCGACCGGTTTGACGTACTGCCGCAGCAGTTCCAGCACGGCCTCGGTGAGCCGGGCCTTGGTCTCCTCGGTGCGGCCGGCGAGCAGCCCCAGGGTGACGTGCACGACGGCGTGCCCCTCGGTGTCCGGGCCGACCGTGGTGTGCTCGGTGCGGCGGAACTGGGTCTTGCACGCGGGCGGCCTGGCCGCCGCGATGTCGACCACGGCGGTGTGCAGGGCCCGCGCGAAGGCGGGCCGGTCGAAGTCGTCCGCCAGCTCCGCGGAGTAGTCGACGGTGATCTGCGGCATGAGCCCTCCTGTTCGTGAACAGCAGGGCTCACCCTAACCGTGCGCCGCGGTGCTCAGCCGACCCGGGAGAACACCGCCACCGTCCGCGCCGGGACGGTGAAGGTGCCCGTCCGCGCGGCGTACGCCGACTCCTTCACCACCGGGTCCGCCCCGGCGGCCTGCACCGGGTGCAGCCGGTAGCCGGTCCCGGCGAGCTCCCCGACCCTCTGCTCCTGCCGCTGCGGGGTGGCGTTGAAGACGACGACCAGGTCACCGAGGCGCATGGTGATCACGCCGGGCGTCTCGTCCGGGCCGGAGAGCGGGAAGGAGAGGCGGGACTGGACCTGTGCGGCGGTGGCGAGGGAGAAGTCCTTCTCGCCCGTCCGGATGCGCAGCAGGTCGCGGTAGGCCGCCGAGGCGCCCTCGATCTGCGGGCAGCCGACCCGCACCGAGGTGAGCAGGGGCTTGGCGTACGGCCACTTGTCGGCGTTGTCGGCGGCCATGGGCAGGCCGCGGCCGAAGCCGTTGCCGTCCCGGCAGTCCCAGTGGATCGCGTTGAACCAGTCGCCGCTGTCGTAGGAGTTGCGGTCCAGGGACTTGGAGCGCAGCAGGTCGGTGCCGGCCTGGCTCAGGGCCGGGCCCTGCGAGAGGGCGGCGGTCGCCATGGCGAGGACCTGCATGCGGGCCCGGTCCTGGGCCGGTGTGTCCTTGGGCAGTTTGAAGGCGAGCGCGTCGAACAGGGTCTCGTTGTCGTGCGCGTCGGCGTAGGCGAGGGCGTCGCCGGGTGCCTCGGCGTAGCCGGCCGGGGCGCCGTTGTAGTCGACCTCGGAGCCGGTGACCTCCCGGCCGCCGGTGTCGGTGAAGCGGTAGCCGGCCAGGTTGCCGCTCAGGCCCACCTTGATCAGGTCCTGGTAGTGCAGGAGGCGGGCCTTCTGCTCGGCCGGGGTGCCGTTGGCCGGTGCGGGGTTGGGGTCGGTGTACAGACCGGAGGCGAAGCCCTGGACGCCGGGGTCGGCGTCGAAGGGTCCGCCGCCGCGTACGGCGTCGCGGGCCCGGTCGGAGAAGGTGGCGATGCCGGTGCCGGCCATGTTCTTCTGGGTGGCCTGGACGAAGCGGGCGTCGTCGGCGACCTCGCCGAAGTTCCAGCCCTCGCCGTACAGGATGATCTTCTTGCCGTCGACGCCGTCCTTCTCGACGGTGAGCGCGTCGAGGGCCTCGCGGACGGCGAGGATGTTGGCCTTGGGGTGGTGGCCCATCAGGTCGAAGCGGAAGCCGTCGACCTTGTACTGCTTGGCCCAGGTGACGACGGAGTCGACGACCAGCTTGCCCATCATGGCGTTCTCGGTGGCCGTGTTGGCGCAGCAGGTGCTGTTCGCCACCGAGCCGTCGGCCAGCAGCCGCTGGTAGTAGCCGGGGACGATCCGGTCCAGGACGGAGGTGTCCGCCTGGCCGCCGGCGGCGGTGTGGTTGTAGACGACGTCCATGACGACCCGCAGGCCGTCCTCGTTGAGCGCCTTGACCATCTTCCGGAACTCGACGGTGCGGGCGGTGCCGTCGGGGTCGGTGGCGTAGGAGCCCTCGGGGACCGTGTAGTGGTACGGGTCGTAGCCCCAGTTGTAGGCGTCCTTGCCCGCCGCCCCGGCCACGCACTCCTGCTGCTGGTCGGAGTCGGCGGGCAGGGCGGCCAGGTCGCAGTCGACGGTGGCCTGGTCGGACTTCTTCTCGGGGATGGTGGCGATGTCGAAGGCCGGGAGGAGGTGCACGTACGAGGTGCCCGCCTCGGCCAGCTTCCTCAGGTGCTTCGAGCCGTCGCTCTCCTTGTCGGTGAAGGCGAGGTAGGTGCCCCGGTGCTTCGCCGTGCGGTCCTCGACGGAGAAGTCGCGGATGTGCAGCTCCTGGATCTGGGCGTCGCGCAGGGGGACGGCCTTCGGCTTGGGGTACGTCGTCCAGCCGCGCGGCGCGAGGGACTTGTCGGCGAGGTCGACGACGAGGCTCTGCCGGGAGTCGGCGGTGAGGGCGACCGCGTACGGGTCGGTGACCTTGTTGGTGACGATCCGGCGGGTGCTGGGCGCCCAGACCTCGACGACGTACCGGTACGGCTTGCCCTTCCAGGACTTCGGGCCGGTCACGGACCAGACGCCGGTGGTGTCGTCCCGGCGCATCGGCTCGAGCGAGCCGTCCAGCTCCAGGGAGACGCTGCGGGCGGTGGGGGCCCAGACGGCGAGGGTGGGGCGGCCGTGGCGGAAGGTGGGGCCGAGCTCCGCCTCGGTGGCGTCGTAGAGATCGTCGAGGACGCCGGCGATCTGCACGCCGGTCGCCGCGAGCACGGCGCCGTCGGCCGCCGTCCGGGAGGCGACGAGCTGGCCGCGCAGGGCCTCGCGGACCCGGTCGCGGTCGCGCGGGTCGACGGAGAAGGCGGCGTACTCCTTCAGGTGCGGGAACTTCGCCTTCTGGGCGTCGGTGAGCGATGTCTTGTCCAGCCGCAGCCACCGCTCGTCGGTGCTGGTCAGCACGGAGTTCTCGGCCTTGATGGAGCCGGTGCGGGAGTAACGGAGCTGGGTGGAGGCGGCGCCCTCGGGGCCGTTCCAGACGACGGTGTCCCGGTCGATCCAGACGGCCTCGGAGGTGGTCAGGTCGATGGCGGCCGCGGAGCCGGGGGGCTGCGGCAGCAGGTGCTTCTCCTCCCCGCTCACCAGCCACACCTCGTGGCCCGTGGCTGTGAGGTCCAGCGACCGGTCGGTGGGCAGGTCCTTCTGGTCGCCCTTGTGGACGATGTAGCCGAGACTGGTGGCACCCTCGGTGAGCGGCACCTCGAAGACCGCGCCATAGGAGTCAGTCTTCACCGGCTTCAGGGGGTTCGACCAGTCGGTGGGCTCGGCGGCGCCGCCCCACACGTGCAGGCCCCAGCCGTCGTAGTCGCCGTCGGCGCGGTGGTAGTGCAGCACGGCCTTGGAGGTGTCCGGCGCCGGGTAGTCGGCGGCGGGCCGCTCGGTGCGGACGGTCTCCTCGCCCTGCTCGATCCAGATCTCGCCGGTTTTGGTGACGTCGATGCTCCGGTCGGCGGAGACGTCCTTGTTCCCCTGCCCGTCGATGACCAGGAAGCCGATGTTCGAGGCGCCCGGCTTCAGCTTGACGTAGGCGAAGGCGCCGTAGGCGTCACGGCCGGTGAAGGGGTGGCTGCGGGGCCATTCGGTGGCCTCGCCGTCGGCGAGGTCGCCCCAGGCGTACAGGCCCCAGTCGGCGTAGTTCCCGTCGGCGCGCTTGTAGTGGACGATCGCGTAGTCGCGGGAGGAGGCGGTGGGGGGCGTCTCGGCGGGCGGGGTGCCGCTGACGGAGGCCGCCGTGGCGCTCGCGGTGCGCCCCTGGGAGTCGATCACCACGGCCTTGTAGCGCAGCGCGGTACCGGCCGGTACGTCCTTGCCGATGGTGTGGGTGACCTTGTACGGGGCGTGGTCGGCGGAGCCGAGGGTCTGCCAGGCGCCGTCGCCGGTCTGGGCGGCGAAGACGACCCGGTTGAGCCCGCCGCCGTCGACGTCGGCCGTGACCTCGGCGGTGCCGGTGGCGCCGGGGGCGGGGGCCTTCAGGGTGATCGTCGCCGCGGTGGCGGGCTTCGCGGGCCGGCCCGTGGCCTTCCAGACGATCGCGGAGCCGGCCGGCACGGTGACGGTGAGCTTCTTGCCGGCGTCGGTGCGGGCCGTGGCGTCGGTGCCGTAGAGGCCGCGGAAGGTCGTGTTCGCGGAGCCCGTCGCGAAGGTGGCGGTCCTGGCCGTCTCCGCGTTGTTCAGGGCGACGACGTACTCGGTGCCGGTCTTCGCGTCGGTGCGGGAGAAGGCGTAGACGCCGGGGCCGTCGTCGGCGTGGCGCTCGGTCTGGACGCCGTCGGCGAGGGCCGGGTGGGCCTTGCGGAGCTGGGCGAGCGCGCTGATCTGCCGGTAGAGCGGGGCCCGGGTGTCGTAGGCGTCCTCGGCGTGGGTGCGGTCGGTGCCGAGCTGGTCGTCGTCCAGGTAGTCGGCGGTGCGGGAGGCGAACAGGGGCTGGCGGGCGTCCTTGTCGCCGCCCGCCCCGGTGAAGCCCTGCTCGTCGCCGTAGTAGACCACCGGGTTGCCCCGGCTGAGGAACATCAGCTCGTTGGCGAGCTTCGCCTTCTTCAGCAGCTCGGCGTCGGTGGCGTCCGGGTCGTCCTGCTTGAGGAAGGCGCCGATGCGGCCCATGTCGTGGTTGCCGAGGAAGGTGACCTGTTCGTAGGCGTTGGCCTTGTCGGTCGTGTACTTCCAGTCGTCGCCGAAGACCGACGCGAGCTTCTTGGCGCTGCCGCCCTGGGAGGCGTAGGCGCGGGCCGCGTCCTGGAAGGGGAAGTCGAGGGTGGAGTCGAGGCGGCCCTGGGTGACGTACGGGGCGGTGACGCCGGTGTCGGCGGAGTACACCTCGCCGAACATGAAGAAGTCGTCGCGGCCCTTCTTCGCCGCGTAGGCGTCCAGCGCGGTCGCCCACTGGGTCCAGAACTCCATGTTGACGTGCTTCACGGTGTCGATCCGGAAGCCGTCGATGTCGAAGTCCCGCACCCAGCGCTGGTAGATCTTCTCCATGCCCCGCACGACCTCGGGACGCTCGGTCCACAGGTCGTCCAGGCCGTTGAAGTCGCCGTAGGTGGCGGACTCGCCGGCCCAGGTGGAGTCGCCCCGGTTGTGGTACATCGCCGGGTCGTTGAGCCAGGAGGGCACCTTGAGGTTCCTCTTGGCGGCGGGCACCACCGGGGTGCGCGGGAAGGAGCCGGCGGAGACCTCGGGGAACCCGCGGGAGCCGTCCGCGTAGTCGGCGTCGTCGAAGGGCTCGCCGTCCTTCGTCAGGTACGGGAAGGCGCCCTTGGAGAGGTAGCCGTAGGACTTCTCCTCGTAGTCGACGACGTCGGCGGTGTGGTTGGTGATGACGTCGAAGAAGACCTTCATGCCCTTGGCGTGGGCCTTGTCGATGAGGGTCTCCAGCTCCTCGTTGGTGCCGAAGTGCGGGTCGACCTGGGTGAAGTCGGTGATCCAGTAGCCGTGGTAGCCGGCGGAGGCGTCGGCGCCGGTGCCCTGCACGGGCTGGTTCTTGAAGATCGGCGCCATCCACAGGGCGGTGGTGCCGAGCTCCTTGATGTAGTCGAGCCGCTTGGTCAGGCCCTTGAGGTCGCCGCCCTGGTAGAAGCCCTTGTCGGTGGGGTCGAAACCGGTGGTGAGGCGGGAGCCGGTCAGACCGCCCTTGTCGTTGCGGGGGTCGCCGTTGGCGAAACGGTCCGGCAGGACGAAGTAGAACTGCTCGCGGGTCAGGTCGTGACGGGCCGCGGTCTGCGCCAGCCGCGCGTCGGACGGGGGCGGGGGCGGGGCGTCGGCCCGCGCCGACAGGGGCGGCAGGAGGGTCGCCGCGAGGGCGGCGGCGGTGACCGCCGCGGCCCGTGGGGCGATGGCGGTGCGGCGCGTCCCCCGCGCCGGGCGTCTCGGTATCACCGGTGAGA contains the following coding sequences:
- a CDS encoding 5-carboxymethyl-2-hydroxymuconate Delta-isomerase, with amino-acid sequence MPQITVDYSAELADDFDRPAFARALHTAVVDIAAARPPACKTQFRRTEHTTVGPDTEGHAVVHVTLGLLAGRTEETKARLTEAVLELLRQYVKPVGGLALHASAEVRELDPSYRKYEQEG
- a CDS encoding TetR/AcrR family transcriptional regulator; translation: MTTGVRRRMGVEERRQQLIGVALELFSRRSPDEVSIDEIAAAAGISRPLVYHYFPGKLSLYEAALKRAAEDLAARFAEPQDGPLGARLLRVMGRFFDFVDEHGPGFSALMRGGPAVPAGGTCSMSTASATCALIDSVRQAAYDQILSHLGVPDPPARLELVVRTWISLAESTALIWLDGRRVPRAELETQLVQDFAALVAVSAAHDEEMGALLRRALADEPADGPFRELAARLATLVPQGFQADAP
- the pulA gene encoding pullulanase-type alpha-1,6-glucosidase: MIPRRPARGTRRTAIAPRAAAVTAAALAATLLPPLSARADAPPPPPSDARLAQTAARHDLTREQFYFVLPDRFANGDPRNDKGGLTGSRLTTGFDPTDKGFYQGGDLKGLTKRLDYIKELGTTALWMAPIFKNQPVQGTGADASAGYHGYWITDFTQVDPHFGTNEELETLIDKAHAKGMKVFFDVITNHTADVVDYEEKSYGYLSKGAFPYLTKDGEPFDDADYADGSRGFPEVSAGSFPRTPVVPAAKRNLKVPSWLNDPAMYHNRGDSTWAGESATYGDFNGLDDLWTERPEVVRGMEKIYQRWVRDFDIDGFRIDTVKHVNMEFWTQWATALDAYAAKKGRDDFFMFGEVYSADTGVTAPYVTQGRLDSTLDFPFQDAARAYASQGGSAKKLASVFGDDWKYTTDKANAYEQVTFLGNHDMGRIGAFLKQDDPDATDAELLKKAKLANELMFLSRGNPVVYYGDEQGFTGAGGDKDARQPLFASRTADYLDDDQLGTDRTHAEDAYDTRAPLYRQISALAQLRKAHPALADGVQTERHADDGPGVYAFSRTDAKTGTEYVVALNNAETARTATFATGSANTTFRGLYGTDATARTDAGKKLTVTVPAGSAIVWKATGRPAKPATAATITLKAPAPGATGTAEVTADVDGGGLNRVVFAAQTGDGAWQTLGSADHAPYKVTHTIGKDVPAGTALRYKAVVIDSQGRTASATAASVSGTPPAETPPTASSRDYAIVHYKRADGNYADWGLYAWGDLADGEATEWPRSHPFTGRDAYGAFAYVKLKPGASNIGFLVIDGQGNKDVSADRSIDVTKTGEIWIEQGEETVRTERPAADYPAPDTSKAVLHYHRADGDYDGWGLHVWGGAAEPTDWSNPLKPVKTDSYGAVFEVPLTEGATSLGYIVHKGDQKDLPTDRSLDLTATGHEVWLVSGEEKHLLPQPPGSAAAIDLTTSEAVWIDRDTVVWNGPEGAASTQLRYSRTGSIKAENSVLTSTDERWLRLDKTSLTDAQKAKFPHLKEYAAFSVDPRDRDRVREALRGQLVASRTAADGAVLAATGVQIAGVLDDLYDATEAELGPTFRHGRPTLAVWAPTARSVSLELDGSLEPMRRDDTTGVWSVTGPKSWKGKPYRYVVEVWAPSTRRIVTNKVTDPYAVALTADSRQSLVVDLADKSLAPRGWTTYPKPKAVPLRDAQIQELHIRDFSVEDRTAKHRGTYLAFTDKESDGSKHLRKLAEAGTSYVHLLPAFDIATIPEKKSDQATVDCDLAALPADSDQQQECVAGAAGKDAYNWGYDPYHYTVPEGSYATDPDGTARTVEFRKMVKALNEDGLRVVMDVVYNHTAAGGQADTSVLDRIVPGYYQRLLADGSVANSTCCANTATENAMMGKLVVDSVVTWAKQYKVDGFRFDLMGHHPKANILAVREALDALTVEKDGVDGKKIILYGEGWNFGEVADDARFVQATQKNMAGTGIATFSDRARDAVRGGGPFDADPGVQGFASGLYTDPNPAPANGTPAEQKARLLHYQDLIKVGLSGNLAGYRFTDTGGREVTGSEVDYNGAPAGYAEAPGDALAYADAHDNETLFDALAFKLPKDTPAQDRARMQVLAMATAALSQGPALSQAGTDLLRSKSLDRNSYDSGDWFNAIHWDCRDGNGFGRGLPMAADNADKWPYAKPLLTSVRVGCPQIEGASAAYRDLLRIRTGEKDFSLATAAQVQSRLSFPLSGPDETPGVITMRLGDLVVVFNATPQRQEQRVGELAGTGYRLHPVQAAGADPVVKESAYAARTGTFTVPARTVAVFSRVG
- a CDS encoding tetratricopeptide repeat protein: MSAHADQSWEDRVAAAWAAFDTYGEERAAEFRAVIDALAGELPPDSPLGLFERACAWDSTGHSDQAVPLYRRALDHGLSDVSAYKGRRARIQLASSLRNTGRPQEGVELLTPELHAPSDELDDAVRATLALCLSSLGRDREGLSLVLGALAGHLPRYQRSMANYARLLVEPEPAAERPAAR